A region of the Nocardia nova SH22a genome:
GGTTCGGGCTCTGATCATCTCTCACCAAGGAACGACGATGTCTCCTCACACCAGATATCCCGCCATCGACCTTTCGGGCGCCACGGTCGCCATCACCGGCGGCGCCCGCGGAATCGGGCTGGCCACCGCACGCTCCTTCGCCGCGCGCGGCGCGCGAGTGGCGATCGGCGACCTGGACGGCGATCTCGCTGAACAATCCGCAGCCGAGATCGGCTCCCGCTGTTGGGCTTTCGGCCTCGACGTGGGCTCGGCGGAATCGTTCGCCGCATTCGTCGCCGACGCCGAGAGCAGCGGCGGACCGATCGACATCCTCGTCAACAACGCCGGGATCATGCCGCTGGCAGGGTTCCTCGAAGAATCCGACCAGGTCAGCAGAACACAGATCGACGTGAACCTCTGGGGGCCCATTCACGGCATGCGTGCCGTGCTGCCCGGCATGATCGAACGAGGGCGCGGCCATATCGTCAACCTGGCCTCGCTGGCGGGAAAGACACCGACGCCGGGCGCGGCGGTCTACAGCGCCACCAAGCATGCCGTCGTCGGCCTGAGCTCCGCGGTCCGCGAGGAAACCGCGGAGCAGGGGATCAGTGTCAGCGTGATACTGCCGAGCCTGGTGCGCACCGAACTCGGTGCGGGACTTGCCATGCCCTCGATGGTCACCGTGTCGCCCGAAACCGTCGCGGACGCGATCATCGACAGCGTGCGCACCCGGCGCGCGGCGACCGTGGTGCCCCGCTGGCTCGGATCGGCGGTCGATATAGCGAATGTTCTTCCTTCCGGCGTGCAGGAGACGGCGCGGCGGAAAGTAGGCGCTCGCGGACTGGCCGCCGCGGCCAACACGGATCCGAAACGCTCGGATTATCTGCGCCGGATCGCGGGTCAGGTGAACGGCGAATGAAGACAGCACTGCCCCAGCTCGCCTCGGATGCCCTTGCCGACGCGGCATTACGTGTGCCCGTCCGGGAACAGGTATTGGTCACACCGCCCTCCGGAAGCGGGCTGCGTCCCGTGCCCGGGGACCCGGGACCACCACTGGTCGGCTACTCCTTCAACGTCTTCGGCGACCTGCTCGCGCTGCAACGCCGCTTGTTCGACCGCTACGGACCGGTGCATTGGACCAGCGCGTTCGGCACGAAACTCGTGATCGCGGTCGGGCCGGAAGCGACCGACGAGGTATTGGCCAACCGCGACAAGTCCTTCGCCAACATCGGATGGGAACCGTTCCTGGGGCCGTTCTTCCGGCGCGGCATCATCCTGCTCGACTTCGACGAGCACAGACACCACCGGCGCATCATGCAGCAGGCGTTCACACGAGCCAGGCTGCTGGGCTACCTCGAACTGATCAACCGTGCCGCCGACCGCGCCCTCGACGAATGGGACACCGGCGTCGGCTTTCCCATGTACTCGAAGGCCAAGCAACTGACGTTGGATATCGCCACCGGCTCGTTCGTCGGGGCGCCGCTCGGCGGCGAGGCCGACCGGCTGCATCGCGCATTCACCGACACGGTGCAGGGCGGGCTGTCGATCGTCCGCGCCGACATCCCCGGTGGGAGATGGCATGCCGGACTGCGCGGACGGCGCGTGCTCGAAGAGTATTTCCGCTCGCAGTTGCCCGCTCGCCGCGCGGATCCGGGCACCTCGCTGTTCGGAGTTCTGTGCCAGGCCGAGGACGAGACCGGCGCCGGGTTCGGCGACGACGACATCGTCAACCACATGATCTTCCTGTTGATGGCCGCACACGACACCACCACGACCACGGTCGCGATGATGGCCTACCACCTCGCCGCGAACCCGCGGTGGCAACGCCGGGCCCGCCAGGAAAGCCTCGCACTGGGCAAACCCGCCATCGACTACGACGACCTCGAGCACCTGCCGACCCTGGATCTGGTGATGAAGGAAACCCTGCGGCTGTCCTCGCCGGTGGGCACGCTCGCGCGCGAAACCGTCTGCGATACCGAACTTCTCGGACACTTCATCCCCGCGGGAACCACGGTCGCCGTCACCTTGGCCTCCTCGCATCGGATGGAACCGTGGTGGAACGACCCCGAAACCTTCGACCCCGGCCGATTCTCGCCGGAACGTCGCGAAGACAAGGACCACCGCACCAAATTCGCGCCGTTCGGCGCGGGCGTTCACAAATGTATCGGCATGCACTTCGGTGGGATGGAGGTCAAGGCGATCCTCCATCAGATGCTGTTGCGGTTCGCCTGGACGGTTCCCGCTGGCTACCGCCCACGGATGGGATACCTCACCGGACCGTATCCGGCCGACGGGCTGCCGATCGACCTGAATCGCAGCACACCACGAGGGAGCCGGCTGTGAACCCGCGATCGGATGCCTCGGACCCCTTCGGATTCGACCGGCACGTGCGAGAAGCCGAGCCGATGCCGGTCGAGATTTCCCCCGCCGCCACCCCGCGGCTGGGTCCGGACTCGCTGATCTGGAAGTTTTACGGCGATGTCCGGGTCCAACTGTTCGGATTCCAACGTCTGGCCGCCACCGAGAACGCCATCGCCGAACTGGCACAAGCTGTTTCGGATCACTCGATCATCTTCGGCGACTTCCTCGGCCGTGCCACCCGAACCGCCCGGCCCGTGCTCGAAACCGTCTACAGTGACGATCCCCACCGCTGGGGCCGCACCGTGCGCGACTTCCACACCGGCATCAAGGGAACGATGGCCGACGGCAGTCGATACCACGCCCTGAACCCCGAGCTCTTCTATTGGGCACACGCGACCTTCATCGACCAAATCATCTACTGCACCGACACTTTCGTTCGTCGGCTGACTGTCGCCGAAAAGGAGCGGATTTTCGAAGAGGGCAAAATCTGGTACCGGCTCTATGGGGTGAGCGCCCGCAATCAACCCGGAACATACGACGAATTCCGGCAGTACTGGGACAGTATGCTCGCCCGTTTCACCGAGAACACAGTGGTGAGCTACGGAACCGGCTACCTCCGCAAGGGGATACCGCCGCTGGGACCGATACCCCGGCCGCTGTGGCGTGTGCTGTCCGCACCGCTGAACATCTACACCGGCACCATGATCACCGGCACGCTGCCGCCGCCACTACGGCGGGTGTGCGGACTCGAATGGTCCCAGCAACAGGAAAACACGTTCCAGCGCAACGCCGCGGCGATCCGAGCCCTCGATCCCGCATTCAACCGACTCCCCGTCCGGGCGCTCTACGCCCCATGGGCGGCCGACGGATGGGAACGCGCCGGAGTCGATCCGCGCCGTGTCCACCGTCCTCAGCACTCAGGATCTCGATGACAACGAGCCGACCGTCCGGCATCGATACCCTCCGTCCGCTGCTCACCCAGGCCGTCGACCAGACGTACTTTCTGACGGCCCTTGTTCGCAGCGGCCTCCTGCGGCCGACGACTCCCGCACGATTCGCGCGCAGTGCGGCGGCCGTTCGCCGATACGGCATGCTCGGCGGCATCGTGGGTGTCGCCGCCGCACGATTCCCCGACCGAGTCGCACTGTGCGACGAACTCGGCAACCTGAGTTTCGCCGACATCGATCACCGCTCCGACGCGGTGGCCAACGGGTGGCGGCGACGGGGACTACGGCCGGGCGACAGCGTCGGCATCCTGGCCCGCAACCACCGCGGATTTCTCGACGCCGTCTTCGCGGCCGCCAAATGCGGTGCGCGGATCGTGTTGCTGAATACCGACTTCGGTGCACCGCAACTGCGGGAGGTCCTGCACCGGGAGCGGGTGGATCTGCTGGTGCACGACGACGAGTTCGGCCACCTCCTCGACGGCCCGGCGCCGGTGCACGGACGGTGGCGCGCATGGACCGACCTGCCGGGGCCCGACACGCTCGACGCGTTGATCGCCACCTGCGCACCCACACCACCGCCCGCGCCCGGTGCCGTGCCCCGCATCGTTCTGCTCACCAGCGGAACCACCGGAACGCCGAAAGGCGCGGCGCGCCGGGAACCGCGATCTCTCGCGCCCATCGGCGCATTGCTCGATCGTGTTCCGTTTCGTGCCGGTGAGACCACCACTCTGTGCCCGCCGATGTTCCACACGCTCGGTTTCGCACACATGATGCTGGCCGTGGCGCTGGGATCCACACTGGTCGTGCGTCGCCGTTTCGACCCGCCCGCTGTTCTCGACATCCTCGAGCGCAGCCGTTCCACCGCCCTGGTGGTCGTGCCCGTCATGCTGGCACGCCTCCTCGACAGTCACGATGGCGGTCACCGCCGCCCCGATCTGTCCGCCGTGCGAATCGTTTACGTCGCGGGATCGCAGCTCGGCCCTCGGCTGGCCGCACGAGCGGGCCGGACCCTCGGCCCGGTGGTCTACAACATGTACGGATCCACCGAAGTCGCCTACGCCACGATCGCGACGCCGGACGACCTTGCCGCGCAACCGGCCTGCGTCGGGCGCGCTGTGCGCGGAGTACGCGTCCGGATTCTCGACGAACGCGGAAATCGGCTGCCTCGGGGAGAGGTCGGCCGGATCTTCGTGGGAAACCCTTTTCCGTCCGAGGGATACACCGGGGGAGGGCGCAAGGACATCGTCTCCGGATTGATGTCGTCCGGCGATGTCGGCCATTTCGACACTGCGGGAAGGCTTTTCATCGACGGACGCGACGACGACATGATCGTATCGGGTGGCGAGAACGTCTTCCCCGGTGAAGTCGAGGACCTGCTGTCAGCGCACCCCGCGATCGAAGAGGCGTGCTGCCTGGGTGTGCCCGACGAGGGCTACGGACAGCGCCTTCGCGCATTCGTGGTCCCGGCCGCGGACGCCACGGTCACCGCCGACGAC
Encoded here:
- a CDS encoding oxygenase MpaB family protein; the protein is MPVEISPAATPRLGPDSLIWKFYGDVRVQLFGFQRLAATENAIAELAQAVSDHSIIFGDFLGRATRTARPVLETVYSDDPHRWGRTVRDFHTGIKGTMADGSRYHALNPELFYWAHATFIDQIIYCTDTFVRRLTVAEKERIFEEGKIWYRLYGVSARNQPGTYDEFRQYWDSMLARFTENTVVSYGTGYLRKGIPPLGPIPRPLWRVLSAPLNIYTGTMITGTLPPPLRRVCGLEWSQQQENTFQRNAAAIRALDPAFNRLPVRALYAPWAADGWERAGVDPRRVHRPQHSGSR
- a CDS encoding SDR family oxidoreductase, translated to MSPHTRYPAIDLSGATVAITGGARGIGLATARSFAARGARVAIGDLDGDLAEQSAAEIGSRCWAFGLDVGSAESFAAFVADAESSGGPIDILVNNAGIMPLAGFLEESDQVSRTQIDVNLWGPIHGMRAVLPGMIERGRGHIVNLASLAGKTPTPGAAVYSATKHAVVGLSSAVREETAEQGISVSVILPSLVRTELGAGLAMPSMVTVSPETVADAIIDSVRTRRAATVVPRWLGSAVDIANVLPSGVQETARRKVGARGLAAAANTDPKRSDYLRRIAGQVNGE
- a CDS encoding cytochrome P450 codes for the protein MKTALPQLASDALADAALRVPVREQVLVTPPSGSGLRPVPGDPGPPLVGYSFNVFGDLLALQRRLFDRYGPVHWTSAFGTKLVIAVGPEATDEVLANRDKSFANIGWEPFLGPFFRRGIILLDFDEHRHHRRIMQQAFTRARLLGYLELINRAADRALDEWDTGVGFPMYSKAKQLTLDIATGSFVGAPLGGEADRLHRAFTDTVQGGLSIVRADIPGGRWHAGLRGRRVLEEYFRSQLPARRADPGTSLFGVLCQAEDETGAGFGDDDIVNHMIFLLMAAHDTTTTTVAMMAYHLAANPRWQRRARQESLALGKPAIDYDDLEHLPTLDLVMKETLRLSSPVGTLARETVCDTELLGHFIPAGTTVAVTLASSHRMEPWWNDPETFDPGRFSPERREDKDHRTKFAPFGAGVHKCIGMHFGGMEVKAILHQMLLRFAWTVPAGYRPRMGYLTGPYPADGLPIDLNRSTPRGSRL
- a CDS encoding AMP-binding protein, with the translated sequence MTTSRPSGIDTLRPLLTQAVDQTYFLTALVRSGLLRPTTPARFARSAAAVRRYGMLGGIVGVAAARFPDRVALCDELGNLSFADIDHRSDAVANGWRRRGLRPGDSVGILARNHRGFLDAVFAAAKCGARIVLLNTDFGAPQLREVLHRERVDLLVHDDEFGHLLDGPAPVHGRWRAWTDLPGPDTLDALIATCAPTPPPAPGAVPRIVLLTSGTTGTPKGAARREPRSLAPIGALLDRVPFRAGETTTLCPPMFHTLGFAHMMLAVALGSTLVVRRRFDPPAVLDILERSRSTALVVVPVMLARLLDSHDGGHRRPDLSAVRIVYVAGSQLGPRLAARAGRTLGPVVYNMYGSTEVAYATIATPDDLAAQPACVGRAVRGVRVRILDERGNRLPRGEVGRIFVGNPFPSEGYTGGGRKDIVSGLMSSGDVGHFDTAGRLFIDGRDDDMIVSGGENVFPGEVEDLLSAHPAIEEACCLGVPDEGYGQRLRAFVVPAADATVTADDIRDYVKDNLARFKVPRDVVFVDALPRNATGKVLERVLQGNISE